A stretch of the Acanthochromis polyacanthus isolate Apoly-LR-REF ecotype Palm Island chromosome 22, KAUST_Apoly_ChrSc, whole genome shotgun sequence genome encodes the following:
- the LOC110972652 gene encoding zinc finger protein 91-like isoform X1 has translation MDSSHKKCKHSNGVRCRTSEEDKDGSATTAKRDESLSCEQCGKTFITAAKLRIHKRIHTVDKPFSCDQCGKAFTKKSNLKRHQLIHSGVKPLSCDQCGKAFTTKTLLKRHQVIHSEVKPFSCDQCGKAFTQKSDLKRHQLIHSGVKPFNCDQCGKAFTQKSNLTSHQLNHSGVKPFSCNQCGKAFTQKSSLTSHQLIHSGVKPFSCDQCGKAFTQKSNLTSHQLIHSGVKPFSCDQCGKAFTDKSNLSSHQLIHSGVKQFSCDQCGKAFTMKSHLTSHQLIHSRVKQFSCDQCGKAFTHTKHLASHQLIHSRVKPFSCDQCGKAFTHTKHLASHQLIHSRVKQFSCDQCGKAFTQKSSLTSHQLIHSGVKPFSCDQCGKAFTKKSNLTSHQLIHSGVKPFSCDQCGKAFTMKSHLTSHQLIHSGVKQFSCDQCGKAFTQKSNLTSHQLIHSGVKPFNCDQCGKAFTTKTLLKSHQLIHSGVKPFSCDQCGKAFTMKSHLTSHQLIHSRVKQFSCDQCGKAFTTKTLLKSHQLIHSGVKPFNCDQCGKAFTTKTLLKSHQLIHSGVKPFSCDQCGKAFTMKSHLTSHQLIHSGVKPFSCNRCGKAFTKKSNLTSHQLIHSGVKPFSCDQCVKTSTQHEQLLIHQCPHSGRKRYHCDSCEKTFSSQQSLKRHQRIHTGHDVYTCDYCGKPFVLYSQLKAHEVTHTGIKPYVCDQCGKRYSYIASLKVHQRVHTGERPYRCDECKKTFTTLGSLKQHQQIHTRNKAFNQCHSEQNGTDGQNSQTCQHSANGEQCCFDQSGPTSNQQGTLQRHQRMHTGHRLNPRQEDFSMQGSVKVHEVLHKLKVLEIRLHRIQV, from the exons aaatgtaaacacagcaatggagtgagatgtcggacctctgaggaggataaggatggttcggcaacaacagcaaaaagagatgaatcactgagttgtgagcaatgtggcaagacttttatcacagcagcaaagctaagaattcacaaacgtattcacactgtggacaaaccattcagctgtgatcagtgtggaaaggcttttacgaAGAAGAGTaacttaaaaagacatcaactcattcacagtggagttaaaccattgagctgtgatcagtgtggaaaggcttttactaccAAGACTctgttaaaaagacatcaagtcattcacagtgaagttaaaccattcagctgtgatcagtgtggaaaggcttttactcagaagagtgacttaaaaagacatcaactcattcacagtggagttaaaccattcaactgtgatcagtgtggaaaggcttttactcagaagagtaatctaacaagtcatcaactcaatcacagtggagtgaaaccattcagctgtaatcagtgtggaaaggcttttactcagaagagtagtctaacaagtcatcaactcattcacagtggagtgaaaccattcagctgtgatcagtgtggaaaggcttttactcagaagagtaatctaacaagtcatcaactcattcacagtggagttaaaccattcagctgtgatcagtgtggaaaggcttttactgacaaGAGTAATCTAtcaagtcatcaactcattcacagtggagttaaacaattCAGCTGCgatcaatgtggaaaggcttttactatgAAGAGTCATCtaacaagtcatcaactcattcacagtagaGTCAAAcaattcagctgtgatcagtgtggaaaggcttttactcacacgAAACATCTcgcaagtcatcaactcattcacagtagagtgaaaccattcagctgtgatcagtgtggaaaggcttttactcacacgAAACATCTcgcaagtcatcaactcattcacagtagaGTCAAAcaattcagctgtgatcagtgtggaaaggcttttactcagaagagtagtctaacaagtcatcaactcattcacagtggagtgaaaccattcagctgcgatcaatgtggaaaggcttttactaagaagagtaatctaacaagtcatcaactcattcacagtggagttaaaccattcagctgcgatcaatgtggaaaggcttttactatgAAGAGTCATCtaacaagtcatcaactcattcacagtggagtcaaacaattcagctgtgatcagtgtggaaaggcttttactcagaagagtaatctgacaagtcatcaactcattcacagtggagttaaaccattcaactgtgatcagtgtggaaaggcttttactaccAAGACTctgttaaaaagccatcaactcattcacagtggagttaaaccattcagctgcgatcaatgtggaaaggcttttactatgAAGAGTCATCtaacaagtcatcaactcattcacagtagaGTTAAAcaattcagctgtgatcagtgtggaaaggcttttactaccAAGACTctgttaaaaagccatcaactcattcacagtggagttaaaccattcaactgtgatcagtgtggaaaggcttttactaccAAGACTctgttaaaaagccatcaactcattcacagtggagttaaaccattcagctgcgatcaatgtggaaaggcttttactatgAAGAGTCATCtaacaagtcatcaactcattcacagtggagttaaaccattcagctgtaatcggtgtggaaaggcttttactaagaagagtaatctaacaagtcatcaactcattcacagtggagttaaaccattcagctgtgatcagtgtgtgaaaacctctactcaacatgaacagttgttgattcatcaatgcccccattctggtagaaagcggtaccactgtgactcctgtgaaaaaactttcagctcccaacagagcttaaaacgtcaccaacgcatccacactggacatgatgtgtacaCATGCGATTACTGTGGCAAACCATTCGTATTGTACTcgcagttaaaagctcatgaagtgacccacactgggaTTAAACCATATgtttgtgaccagtgtgggaagcgctacagctacattgcaagcctcaaagttcaccaacgtgtccacactggggagagaccatacagatgtgacgagtgtaagaagacttttacaactttgggttccctgaaacaacaccagcagatccacaccagaaataaagcattcaatcagtgtcacagtgag cagaacggaacagatggacaaaactctcagacttgtcagcactctgccaatggtgaacagtgctgctttgaccagtctggaccaacgtccaaccaacaaggaaccctacaacgacaccagcgtatgcacactggacacagactgaacccccgccaagaagatttctccatgcagggttcagtaaaagttcatgaagtcctccacaaacttaaagtccttgagatccggcttcacagaattcaggtctaa
- the LOC127531891 gene encoding zinc finger protein OZF-like, protein MLGSIFGASQRKKESGREFQRRGAARLKALEPMMVMQAGEMVRLREEDDLRVRLGVFIWKCGKTFITATKLRIHKCIHTVDKPFSCDQCGKAFTQKSNLTSHQLIHSEVKPFSCDQCGKAFSKKCNLTSHQLIHSEVKPFSCDQCGKAFTKESHLKSHQFIHSGVKPFSCDQCGKAFTHNSTLRDHQLIHSGVKPFSCNQCGKVFTQLRYLKSHQLIHSEVKPFSCDQCGKTFTHKRTLRDHQLIHSGVKPFSCNQCGKAFTHKSHLISHQLIHSGVKPFSCDQCGKAFTQNSNLTRHQLIHSGVKPFNCDQCVKTFTQHEQLLIHQCPHSSRKRYHCDSCEKAFNDQQSLKRHQRIHTGHDVYACDYCGEPFVRYSELKAHEVTHTGVKPYVCDQCGKRYSYIAHLKVHQRVHTGERPYRCDECKKTFTTLYSLKQHQQIHTRKKAFNQCHSEQNGTDGQNSQTCQHSANGEQCCFDQSGPTSNQQGTLQ, encoded by the exons ATGCTCGGCAGCATTTTCGGAGCAAgtcagaggaagaaagaga GTGGGAGGGAGTTCCAGAGGCGGGGAGCAGCGCGACTGAAGGCTCTGGAGCCCATGATGGTCATGCAGGCAGGGGAGATGGTGAGactgagagaagaagatgatcTAAGAGTCCGGCTGGGCGTGTTTATATGGA aatgtggcaagacttttatcacagcaacaaagctaagaattcacaaatgtattcacactgtggataaaccattcagctgtgatcagtgtggaaaggcttttactcagaagagtaatctaacaagtcatcaactcattcacagtgaagttaaaccattcagctgtgatcagtgtggaaaggctttttctAAGAAGTGTAATCtaacaagtcatcaactcattcacagtgaagttaaaccattcagctgtgatcagtgtggaaaggcttttactaaggagagtcacttaaaaagccatcaattcattcacagtggagttaaaccattcagctgtgatcagtgtggaaaggcttttactcacaataGTACGTTAAGagatcatcaactcattcacagtggcgtgaaaccattcagctgtaatcagtgtggaaaggTTTTTACTCAGCTGCGCTATTTAAAATCccaccaactcattcacagtgaagttaaaccgttcagctgtgatcaatgtggaaagacttttactcacaagagaaCGTTAAGagatcatcaactcattcacagtggagtgaaaccattcagctgtaatcagtgtggaaaggcttttactcacaagagtcacttaataagccatcaactcattcacagtggagttaaaccattcagctgtgatcagtgtggaaaggcttttactcagaacaGTAATCTaacaagacatcaactcattcacagtggagttaaaccattcaactgtgatcagtgtgtgaaaacctttactcagcatgaacagttgttgatccatcaatgcccccattctagtagaaagcggtaccactgtgactcctgtgaaaaagcTTTCAACGACCAGCAGAGCTTAAAacgtcaccaacgcatccacactggacatgatgtgtatGCATGTGATTACTGTGGTGAACCATTTGTACGGTACTCagagttaaaagctcatgaagtgacccacactggggttaaaccatacgtttgtgaccagtgtgggaaacgctacagctacattgcacacctcaaagttcaccaacgtgtccacactggggagagaccatacagatgtgacgagtgtaagaagacttttacaactttgtattccctgaaacaacaccagcagatccacaccagaaagaaagcattcaatcagtgtcacagtgag cagaacggaacagatggacaaaactctcagacttgtcagcactctgccaatggtgaacagtgctgctttgaccagtctggaccaacgtccaaccaacaaggaaccctacaatga
- the LOC127531760 gene encoding gastrula zinc finger protein XlCGF26.1-like isoform X8 has protein sequence MDSSQKKCKRSNGVRCRTSDEDKDGSATTAKKDESLGCEQCGKTFITATKLRIHKRIHTVDKSFSCDQCGKAFTTKTLLKSHQLIHSGVKPFSCNQCGKAFTQKSHLKSHQLMHSGVKPFSCDQCGKAFTQKSNLTSHQLTHSGVKLFGCDQCGKAFTHKSHLANHEVIHSGVKPFGCDQCGRAFTHKSTLRNHQLIHNGVKLFDCDQCGKAFTHKSTLRNHQLIHSEVKPFNCDQCGKAITHKSQLKIHQLMHSGIKPFNCDQCGKAFTQKSSLANHQLIHSGVKLLSCDQCEKAFTQKSRLKRHQLMHSGVKPFSCDRCGNAFTDKSTLRSHQLIHSGVKPFSCDQCGKAFPHKSSLRSHQLIHSGVKPFHCDQCGKAFTWKSSLRSHQLIHSRVKPFNCDQCVKTFTQHEQLLIHQCPHSGRKRYHCDYCEKAFNDQQSLKRHQRIHTGHDVYACDQCGEPFVRYSQLKAHEVTHTGVKPYVCDQCGKRYSSTTYLKIHQRVHTGERPYRCDECKKTFTTLYSLKQHQQIHTRKKAFNQCHSEYGTDGQNSQTCQHSANGEQCCFDQSGPTSNQQGTPQ, from the exons atggattcttcacaaaaa aaatgtaaacgcagcaatggagtgagatgtcggacctctgacgaggataaggatggttcagcaacaacagcaaaaaaagatgAATCACTTGGctgtgagcaatgtggcaagacttttatcacagcaacaaagctaagaattcacaaacgtattcacactgtggacaaatcattcagctgtgatcagtgtggaaaggcttttactaccAAGACTctgttaaaaagccatcaactcattcacagtggagttaaaccattcagctgtaatcagtgtggaaaggcttttactcagaagagtcacttaaaaagtcatcaactcatgcacagtggagtgaaaccattcagctgtgatcagtgtggaaaggcttttactcagaagagtaatctaacaagccatcaactcactcacagtggagtgaaattgttcggctgtgatcagtgtggaaaggcttttactcacaagagtcatCTAGCAAATCATGAAGTCAtccacagtggagtgaaaccattcggctgtgatcagtgtggaagggcttttactcacaagagtacgTTAAgaaatcatcaactcattcacaatggagtgaaattgttcgactgtgatcagtgtggaaaggcttttactcacaagagtacgTTAAgaaatcatcaactcattcacagtgaagttaaaccattcaactgtgatcagtgtggaaaggctatTACTCACAAGAGTCAATTAAAAATCCATCAACTAATGCACAGTGgaattaaaccattcaactgtgatcagtgtggaaaggcttttactcagaagagtagtctagcaaatcatcaactcattcacagtggagtgaaattgttaagctgtgatcagtgtgagaaggcttttactcagaagagtaggttaaaaagacatcaactaatgcacagtggagttaaaccattcagctgtgatcggTGTGGAAATGCTTTTACTGACAAGAGTACGTTaagaagtcatcaactcattcacagtggagttaaaccattcagctgtgatcagtgtggaaaagcttttccTCACAAGAGTTCATTaagaagtcatcaactcattcacagtggagttaaaccatttcactgtgatcagtgtggaaaggcttttacttgGAAGAGTTCATTAAGAAGTCATCAACTAATTCACAGtagagttaaaccattcaactgtgatcagtgtgtgaaaacctttactcaacatgaacagctgttgatccatcaatgcccccattctggtagaaagcggtaccactgtgactacTGTGAAAAAGCTTTCAACGACCAGCAGAGCTTAAAacgtcaccaacgcatccacactggacatgatgtgtatGCATGTGATCAGTGTGGCGAACCATTTGTACggtactcacagttaaaagctcatgaagtgacccacactggggttaaaccatatgtttgtgaccagtgtgggaaacgctacagctcCACTACATACCTTAAaattcaccaacgtgtccatactggggagagaccatacagatgtgacgagtgtaagaagacttttacaactttgtattccctgaaacaacaccagcagatccacaccagaaagaaagcattcaatcagtgtcacagtgag